In Streptomyces sp. NBC_00483, a single window of DNA contains:
- a CDS encoding proline racemase family protein encodes MRSVRTLSAVDSHTEGMPTRVVTGGVGPIPGDTMAERRTYALEHLDELRRFLVDEPRGHPAMSGAILQPPTRPDADWGVLYIEVSGFLPMCGHGTIGVATVLVETGMVEVSEPETVVRLDTPAGLVEARVGVRDGVAEQVTLRNVDAFALELDATVKVPGYGEVRYDMAYGGNFYAIAELDQLGLPFDRARKDDILKAGLAISDAINEHNRPRHPLDPVIGGCKHVQFLAPDSTARHSRNAMAIQPGWFDRSPCGTGTSARMAQLHARGELPLHTEFVNESFIGTRFTGRLVGDAKVGQLDAVVPEFSGRAWITGTANYLLDPRDPFPHGFVL; translated from the coding sequence CCCCGGTGACACCATGGCCGAGCGTCGCACCTACGCCCTTGAACACCTCGACGAACTGCGCCGGTTCCTCGTCGACGAGCCGCGCGGCCACCCCGCGATGAGCGGCGCGATCCTGCAGCCGCCGACCCGTCCGGACGCGGACTGGGGTGTCCTGTACATCGAGGTCAGCGGCTTCCTGCCGATGTGCGGGCACGGCACCATCGGCGTCGCCACCGTGCTCGTGGAGACCGGAATGGTGGAGGTGAGCGAGCCGGAGACCGTCGTCAGGCTCGACACACCCGCCGGGCTCGTCGAGGCGCGGGTGGGTGTGCGCGATGGTGTCGCCGAGCAGGTCACCCTGCGCAATGTGGATGCCTTCGCGCTGGAGCTGGACGCCACCGTGAAGGTGCCCGGCTACGGGGAAGTGCGCTACGACATGGCGTACGGCGGGAACTTCTATGCGATCGCCGAGCTCGACCAGCTCGGGCTGCCCTTCGACCGGGCCCGCAAGGACGACATCCTCAAGGCCGGGCTCGCCATCTCCGACGCCATCAACGAGCACAACCGGCCGCGGCATCCGCTCGACCCGGTCATCGGCGGCTGCAAGCACGTGCAGTTCCTCGCCCCCGACTCGACCGCCCGGCACTCGCGCAACGCCATGGCGATCCAGCCCGGCTGGTTCGACCGCTCGCCGTGCGGCACCGGCACCTCGGCCCGGATGGCGCAGCTGCACGCGCGCGGCGAACTCCCGCTGCACACCGAGTTCGTGAACGAGTCGTTCATCGGTACGCGGTTCACCGGGCGGCTCGTCGGAGACGCGAAGGTCGGTCAACTCGACGCTGTCGTACCGGAGTTCTCCGGTCGGGCCTGGATCACCGGCACGGCCAACTACCTCCTCGACCCGCGCGACCCGTTCCCGCACGGCTTCGTGCTCTGA